Proteins from one Gossypium raimondii isolate GPD5lz chromosome 8, ASM2569854v1, whole genome shotgun sequence genomic window:
- the LOC128043118 gene encoding ras-related protein RABA1f-like: MGAYKADYDYDYLFKVVLIGDSGVEKTNLFSRFTKNEFSLESTSTIGVEFATSSIRVDDKVIKAQIWDTTGQERSLLLTF; this comes from the exons ATGGGAGCTTACAAAGCAGATTATGACTATGATTACTTGTTTAAGGTTGTCCTGATTGGTGACTCTGGTGTCGAAAAAACCAACCTTTTTTCTCGATTTACAAAGAACGAGTTTAGCCTTGAATCTACGTCCACCATTGGGGTTGAGTTTGCAACCAGTAGCATTCGTGTTGATGATAAGGTCATTAAAGCTCAGATTTGGGACACTACTGGCCAAgaaag atcattGTTGCTGACATTTTAG